A stretch of Bacillus pseudomycoides DNA encodes these proteins:
- a CDS encoding UvrD-helicase domain-containing protein has protein sequence MSTIFEEELQRMKKTLSTMDEQLDKLEKIPVYYGEDFKEQILESMRESNRQDLRIGVQEPYFGRLDFQEDGQPEPNPIYIGKVGVSDEETMKPIVIDWRAPVASMFYSFTGGEEPAFYHSPDGLLEGDVYLKRNIAIRKRELERVVDTYVKGSEDVSRADDFLLYRLGENKDNKLKDIVSTIQSEQNDIIRAEKNMPLLIQGVAGSGKTTIALHRLAFLIYEYREQLEAERMIVFAPNSLFLDYISSVLPELGVGNIRQTTFQDWALRTLDDAVKLKDTEEKLTEAFSINRDDSKVMLGKLKGTLKFKSFIEESIAKFEKNLIPVKDFEAWDKAVITVEEIRKWIQVEYKHYPLRKRRERLVGRIKRWIEIELKKFEGTNEKKALKKEATKRLNAYMKFWPKMSPLSFYSSMMKQKEILEVLPEELVQETEKNCRKKEVYIEDLAPLIHIHHRLAGIEIGRKFHHVVIDEAQDFSPFQIYILKEITMGNSFTILGDLSQAIYDYQGIEDWNDFKEVFQETGYYELTRSYRSTKEIIEFANEVIKNAEIPVGLATPVFRSGEKVKVISTDNQFAAIVKTLQHMQNENVKTIAVIGRTDDECRDIYEKLTAEGITVNVIEANHSKYEGGISVVPVYLAKGLEFDAVLLIDVDEVHYKGTKHDAKLLYVGCTRSLHDLRIFYSGEASPLIQGIQEEFYESK, from the coding sequence ATGAGTACTATATTTGAAGAAGAATTACAGCGGATGAAAAAAACTTTATCTACAATGGATGAACAACTAGATAAACTGGAAAAAATTCCAGTTTATTATGGAGAGGATTTTAAAGAGCAAATTCTTGAAAGTATGAGGGAGTCAAATCGGCAAGACCTACGTATTGGTGTGCAAGAACCATACTTTGGGCGATTGGATTTTCAGGAGGATGGACAGCCAGAACCAAACCCGATTTATATTGGTAAAGTAGGTGTGTCTGATGAAGAAACGATGAAACCAATTGTTATTGACTGGCGCGCACCTGTTGCTAGTATGTTTTATTCATTTACTGGTGGTGAAGAACCGGCTTTTTATCATTCACCAGATGGCTTATTAGAGGGCGATGTGTATTTAAAAAGGAACATTGCTATTCGCAAAAGAGAACTGGAACGTGTTGTTGATACATATGTAAAAGGAAGTGAAGATGTATCTCGTGCAGATGATTTTCTTCTATATCGATTAGGTGAAAACAAAGATAATAAATTAAAAGATATCGTTTCGACGATACAATCTGAACAAAATGATATTATTCGTGCAGAGAAAAATATGCCATTATTAATTCAAGGGGTTGCAGGAAGCGGAAAAACAACAATCGCTTTACATCGCCTTGCTTTTTTAATTTATGAATATCGCGAGCAGCTAGAGGCAGAGAGAATGATTGTATTCGCTCCAAACAGCTTGTTTTTAGATTATATATCTAGTGTACTTCCTGAACTAGGCGTCGGAAATATTAGGCAAACAACATTTCAAGATTGGGCGCTGCGTACATTGGATGATGCGGTGAAATTGAAAGATACGGAAGAAAAGTTAACTGAAGCTTTTTCAATAAATCGTGATGATAGCAAGGTTATGCTTGGTAAATTAAAAGGAACGCTGAAGTTTAAGTCATTTATTGAAGAAAGTATTGCTAAATTTGAAAAGAATTTAATACCAGTAAAAGATTTTGAAGCGTGGGATAAAGCTGTTATTACAGTAGAGGAAATTCGAAAATGGATACAAGTTGAATATAAGCACTATCCATTAAGGAAGCGTAGAGAAAGATTAGTCGGCCGAATAAAGCGCTGGATTGAGATTGAACTTAAAAAGTTTGAAGGAACAAATGAGAAAAAAGCATTAAAAAAAGAAGCTACAAAGAGATTAAATGCCTATATGAAATTTTGGCCTAAAATGAGCCCGTTATCATTTTATAGTTCGATGATGAAGCAAAAAGAAATATTGGAAGTTTTGCCTGAAGAACTTGTTCAGGAAACAGAAAAAAATTGTCGTAAAAAAGAAGTGTATATAGAAGATTTAGCACCTCTTATTCATATTCACCATCGATTAGCAGGTATCGAAATCGGTCGAAAATTTCATCACGTGGTTATAGATGAAGCACAGGACTTTTCACCATTCCAAATTTATATATTAAAAGAAATTACAATGGGTAACTCGTTTACGATTTTAGGTGATTTATCGCAAGCAATATATGATTATCAAGGGATTGAAGACTGGAATGACTTTAAAGAAGTATTTCAAGAAACGGGTTATTATGAACTGACAAGGAGTTATCGTTCTACAAAAGAAATTATTGAATTTGCAAATGAAGTCATTAAAAATGCTGAAATTCCCGTAGGACTCGCAACCCCTGTTTTCCGTAGTGGTGAGAAAGTAAAGGTTATTTCTACGGACAATCAATTTGCCGCAATTGTAAAGACTCTACAACATATGCAGAATGAAAATGTGAAGACGATTGCTGTTATAGGAAGAACAGATGATGAATGTCGTGATATATATGAGAAGTTAACAGCTGAAGGAATCACTGTTAATGTCATCGAAGCGAACCACAGTAAATATGAAGGCGGCATTTCAGTTGTGCCTGTTTATTTAGCAAAAGGATTAGAATTTGATGCGGTGCTTCTTATTGATGTTGATGAAGTTCATTATAAAGGTACAAAGCACGATGCAAAATTATTATATGTTGGATGCACAAGATCTCTCCATGATTTACGAATTTTCTATTCTGGGGAAGCATCACCTTTAATTCAAGGAATACAAGAAGAGTTTTATGAAAGTAAATAA
- a CDS encoding LLM class flavin-dependent oxidoreductase, with the protein MEQAVRAEEMNFDGVWFTEHHFSDFGINPSPAVLLAAVSQRTNRIRLGVGVSVLPLHNPIRVAEDYAMVDLLSNGRLDLGLGSGYAQKEFDGYNISLEDKTERFNESLEVLRKAWSGKPFSHQGKFYQYNDLKLSVQPIQAPFPPYWIATSSEKGVSHVASMGNNFMGLGFSKSRDELAKLIDTYKNTYLKSGYGNPEELEIPAAFHVHVGETYADAESNAKDSYQLFMNTPRGTNISYEDLKQKFNPVIGSPDDVIKQIQSYREIGVTNFMAVMNFGGLEHHIVLSSLDLFGKYVIPACK; encoded by the coding sequence TTGGAGCAAGCCGTTCGGGCTGAAGAAATGAATTTTGACGGAGTATGGTTTACAGAACATCATTTCTCAGATTTTGGTATTAATCCCTCTCCAGCAGTTCTGCTCGCTGCGGTATCTCAAAGGACGAATAGAATTCGTCTTGGTGTGGGTGTTTCAGTACTTCCATTACACAACCCTATACGAGTTGCTGAAGATTATGCGATGGTTGATCTTTTATCAAACGGAAGATTAGATTTGGGGTTAGGTAGTGGATATGCACAGAAGGAATTTGATGGTTATAATATTTCATTGGAGGACAAAACTGAGCGTTTTAACGAGTCTCTAGAAGTGTTACGTAAGGCGTGGTCAGGTAAGCCTTTTTCCCATCAAGGAAAGTTTTATCAATACAATGATCTTAAACTTAGTGTCCAGCCAATTCAAGCTCCGTTTCCTCCTTATTGGATTGCAACCTCTAGTGAAAAAGGTGTTAGTCATGTTGCTAGTATGGGAAACAATTTCATGGGGCTTGGGTTTAGTAAATCACGAGATGAATTAGCAAAGCTGATTGATACTTACAAGAATACGTATCTAAAGTCAGGATACGGTAATCCAGAAGAGTTGGAAATCCCTGCTGCATTTCATGTTCATGTTGGTGAAACATATGCAGATGCTGAATCTAATGCAAAAGATTCTTATCAACTATTTATGAATACTCCGCGTGGGACGAATATCTCGTATGAAGACCTTAAACAGAAATTTAATCCAGTAATAGGAAGTCCTGATGACGTTATCAAACAAATTCAATCTTACAGAGAAATAGGCGTTACGAATTTTATGGCAGTAATGAATTTTGGTGGATTAGAACATCATATAGTGCTTTCATCTTTAGACTTATTTGGTAAGTATGTAATTCCTGCATGTAAGTGA
- a CDS encoding gamma-glutamylcyclotransferase family protein — protein MHYVFVYGTLRKQQTNAHYLHGATCIAEEAWTYGKLFDTNEGYPAMILSENNKVYGELYEVSDVILKKLDELEEYTGNPEKDLYDRITQTVYFWDRSIGAYVYIAQNDGMLQRPIITGDWASYRN, from the coding sequence ATGCACTATGTTTTTGTTTACGGCACATTAAGAAAACAACAAACAAATGCTCATTACTTACATGGGGCAACATGTATAGCTGAAGAAGCATGGACTTATGGGAAACTCTTTGATACAAATGAAGGTTATCCTGCAATGATTCTTTCAGAAAATAATAAGGTATATGGCGAACTGTATGAAGTAAGTGATGTGATTTTAAAAAAGTTAGATGAACTTGAAGAGTATACAGGTAATCCTGAAAAAGATTTATATGACCGGATTACACAGACCGTCTATTTTTGGGATAGAAGTATAGGTGCATATGTCTATATTGCACAAAATGACGGGATGTTACAGAGACCAATAATTACTGGTGATTGGGCGAGTTATCGAAATTGA